One Halosegnis longus DNA window includes the following coding sequences:
- a CDS encoding proteasome assembly chaperone family protein, with product MAEVEIHADATFDEPTLIEGLPGAGLVGKIAADHLVEELDLEWVGSCYCDGLPQVSVYRGESMETMPPVRIYGDDDRELLVLQSDVPVSPSQASAFTDCLVGWLESESVFPVFLSGLPEEKGEVPGVYGIATGDGADRLADTDVTPPEQGGLISGPTGALVHAANKRDLDGVALIAQSEVQFPDPEAARAVIRRAIEPLIGVDIETDTLVERAEEIRAARERLAQQVHEGDDESTKATAIRGFQ from the coding sequence ATGGCAGAAGTCGAGATACACGCCGACGCGACGTTCGACGAGCCGACGCTCATCGAAGGGTTACCCGGCGCGGGGCTGGTCGGGAAAATCGCCGCCGACCACCTCGTCGAGGAACTCGACTTGGAGTGGGTCGGCTCGTGTTACTGTGACGGGCTTCCGCAGGTGTCCGTCTACCGGGGCGAGTCGATGGAGACGATGCCGCCGGTGCGCATCTACGGCGACGACGACCGCGAGTTGCTCGTGCTCCAGTCGGACGTGCCCGTCTCCCCCTCGCAGGCGTCGGCGTTCACCGACTGTCTCGTCGGCTGGCTCGAATCCGAATCCGTCTTTCCGGTGTTTCTCTCGGGGCTCCCCGAGGAGAAAGGTGAGGTGCCGGGCGTCTACGGCATCGCGACCGGCGACGGAGCCGACCGGCTGGCCGACACCGACGTGACGCCCCCGGAGCAGGGTGGTCTCATCTCCGGCCCGACGGGTGCGCTCGTCCACGCCGCGAACAAGCGCGACCTCGACGGCGTCGCGCTCATCGCCCAGAGCGAGGTGCAGTTCCCCGACCCCGAGGCGGCACGCGCGGTCATCAGACGCGCCATCGAACCGCTCATCGGTGTCGACATCGAGACCGACACGCTCGTCGAGCGGGCAGAGGAGATTCGCGCCGCCCGTGAGCGACTCGCCCAGCAGGTCCACGAGGGCGACGACGAGTCGACCAAGGCGACGGCAATCCGGGGGTTCCAGTAA
- a CDS encoding class I SAM-dependent methyltransferase, whose amino-acid sequence MKGAEWYQADDVAEEYDDKRFSRGGQLIDEREREAVLRALAPLEGKKVLEVACGTGRFTAMLAEAGADIVGVDISAPMLQQGRQRARELGVEDHLQFMRGDAARLPFPDDHFDAVFGMRFFHLADTPASFLGEMARVSNSQVFFDTFKRNSTRSIYNWLLPMGSRLYSDEEVSRLLSGAGLTLAGSEHDFVAPYGFYRQVPNALAKPVRRLDKAVGETPLGRPLASVSYWNATVSE is encoded by the coding sequence GTGAAGGGAGCCGAGTGGTACCAGGCCGACGACGTTGCCGAGGAGTACGACGACAAGCGATTCTCCCGGGGCGGACAGCTCATCGACGAGCGGGAGCGTGAGGCCGTGCTCCGCGCGCTCGCCCCGCTCGAGGGAAAGAAGGTGCTCGAAGTCGCCTGCGGGACGGGCCGATTCACGGCGATGCTCGCGGAGGCGGGAGCCGACATCGTCGGCGTCGATATCTCCGCCCCGATGCTCCAGCAGGGCCGCCAGCGCGCCCGCGAACTCGGCGTGGAAGACCACCTCCAGTTCATGCGCGGCGACGCCGCCCGCCTCCCGTTCCCGGACGACCACTTCGACGCCGTCTTCGGGATGCGGTTTTTCCACCTCGCGGACACGCCGGCGTCGTTCCTCGGCGAGATGGCCCGCGTCTCGAACTCGCAGGTGTTCTTCGACACGTTCAAGCGCAACTCCACGCGCTCCATCTACAACTGGCTGCTCCCGATGGGGTCGCGACTCTACAGCGACGAGGAAGTGTCCCGACTGCTCTCGGGGGCGGGACTCACCCTCGCCGGCTCGGAACACGACTTCGTCGCGCCGTACGGCTTCTACCGGCAGGTGCCGAACGCCCTCGCCAAGCCCGTCCGCCGGCTGGACAAGGCGGTCGGCGAGACGCCGCTCGGTCGGCCGCTCGCGTCCGTCTCCTACTGGAACGCCACCGTCTCGGAGTGA
- a CDS encoding glycosyltransferase family 2 protein, translating into MKLSVVVPTLNSRDQLAACLDALSAADPTECIVVNGPSADGTSGMCRERDDVDVLVEIDARNVNVARNAGIQRARGDAVAFVSHDLAVDAGWTDAVERGLADATATTGPVHAPDEPAPDGPESRTIGGREVTYLDGGNAAFSRDVLTELDGFDESLDVGGARDIAHRLAAIGESVRWEPSMTATRRSDTAVQPSVLADGGDGPNWQWRYRSLTYRLVKNYGLRPTVAYRVTRHAVADGADTARDVLGGEGTPSRWAGNGRDVFTGTLGGLASGIRARLGDRTPRRNPNGLSARADRAVAVHDRRD; encoded by the coding sequence ATGAAGCTCTCGGTCGTCGTGCCGACGCTCAACAGCCGCGACCAGCTCGCGGCCTGTCTCGACGCGCTTTCTGCCGCCGACCCGACCGAGTGTATCGTCGTGAACGGTCCCTCCGCCGACGGCACCTCCGGGATGTGTCGCGAGCGCGACGACGTGGACGTGCTCGTCGAAATCGACGCCCGGAACGTGAACGTCGCCCGCAACGCCGGCATTCAGCGCGCCCGCGGTGACGCCGTCGCCTTCGTCTCGCACGACCTCGCCGTCGACGCCGGCTGGACCGACGCCGTCGAGCGCGGTCTCGCCGACGCCACGGCCACGACCGGACCCGTCCACGCCCCCGACGAGCCGGCTCCCGACGGCCCCGAATCACGGACCATCGGCGGGCGCGAAGTCACCTATCTCGACGGCGGCAACGCCGCCTTCTCGCGGGACGTACTCACGGAACTGGACGGCTTCGACGAGTCGCTCGACGTGGGTGGGGCACGCGACATCGCGCACCGGCTCGCCGCAATCGGGGAGTCCGTCCGCTGGGAGCCGTCGATGACCGCGACCAGACGCAGCGACACCGCGGTACAGCCGTCCGTCCTCGCCGACGGCGGCGACGGACCCAACTGGCAGTGGCGCTACCGGTCGCTCACCTACCGGCTCGTGAAGAACTACGGGCTCCGCCCGACGGTCGCCTATCGAGTCACTCGCCACGCCGTCGCCGACGGTGCCGATACCGCACGCGACGTGCTCGGCGGCGAGGGGACGCCCTCGCGGTGGGCGGGGAACGGCCGCGACGTGTTCACCGGCACGCTCGGCGGGCTGGCGAGCGGCATCCGCGCGCGACTGGGCGACCGGACCCCCCGCCGAAATCCGAACGGTCTCTCGGCGCGCGCCGACCGCGCGGTCGCCGTCCACGACCGCCGCGACTGA
- the thsA gene encoding thermosome subunit alpha, with translation MGGQPMFILSEDAERTRGEDAQSSNIQAGKAVAETVRTTLGPRGMDKMLVSDSGDVVITNDGATILEKMDIEHPAAQMIVEVASTQEEEVGDGTTTASVLAGQLLAQAEDLLDDDVHPTTIVEGYHAASQLALEAVDDIVLDEELDDDLLQSVAASSMTGKGTGDIDAESLAETVVAAVRHAETGDGIARNDIALRTQTGAGASATELVEGVISEEEPAHAAMPRSVEDANVAVLDFDLDLQEANIDAEYNVTDVSQLEQALDAEEEELAGYADALVDAGVDVAFVTGDIADRVASILGKEGVLAVESVSDDDASAIARATGATTVGSLQDLESSDLGHADSIHVESYGGDDLTFVEGGDNAETVTLFVRGGTEHVADELERALNDALDVVIAALTEGGVVPGAGATEIAIADAVRSGATSVEGRKQLAVEAFADAVDVLPRTLAENTGVDPIDALVDLRNRHDSEGVAGLISEGQSGNVGNPVDAGILDPAAVKREAVESATEAATMIARIDDVISSS, from the coding sequence ATGGGCGGACAGCCCATGTTCATTCTCTCCGAGGACGCAGAGCGAACCCGCGGCGAGGACGCGCAGTCGTCGAACATTCAGGCCGGCAAGGCCGTCGCCGAGACGGTCCGCACGACGCTGGGTCCACGCGGGATGGACAAGATGCTTGTCTCCGACTCCGGAGACGTCGTCATCACGAACGACGGGGCGACCATCCTCGAGAAGATGGACATCGAACACCCGGCGGCACAGATGATTGTCGAAGTCGCCTCCACACAAGAGGAGGAGGTCGGCGACGGCACGACGACCGCATCCGTGCTCGCCGGCCAACTGCTCGCGCAGGCCGAGGACCTGCTCGACGACGACGTACACCCGACGACCATCGTCGAAGGGTACCACGCCGCGAGCCAGCTCGCGCTCGAAGCCGTCGACGACATCGTGCTCGACGAGGAGCTCGACGACGACCTGCTCCAGTCGGTCGCCGCCTCCTCCATGACGGGGAAGGGGACCGGCGACATCGACGCGGAGTCGCTCGCCGAGACCGTCGTCGCCGCCGTCCGCCACGCCGAGACCGGCGACGGCATCGCGCGCAACGACATCGCGCTCCGCACCCAGACGGGTGCCGGCGCGTCCGCCACCGAACTCGTCGAGGGCGTCATCTCCGAGGAGGAGCCGGCCCACGCCGCGATGCCCCGGTCCGTCGAGGACGCCAACGTCGCCGTCCTCGACTTCGACCTCGACTTGCAGGAGGCCAACATCGACGCCGAGTACAACGTCACCGACGTGAGCCAGCTCGAGCAGGCCCTCGACGCCGAAGAGGAGGAGCTTGCGGGCTACGCCGACGCGCTCGTCGACGCCGGCGTCGACGTGGCGTTCGTCACGGGTGACATCGCCGACCGCGTCGCCTCCATCCTCGGCAAGGAGGGCGTGCTCGCCGTCGAGAGCGTCTCCGACGACGACGCCTCCGCCATCGCTCGCGCGACGGGCGCGACAACCGTCGGCTCGCTGCAGGACCTCGAATCGTCCGACCTCGGCCACGCCGACTCCATCCACGTCGAGAGCTACGGCGGCGACGACCTCACCTTCGTCGAGGGCGGCGACAACGCCGAAACCGTCACGCTGTTTGTGCGCGGCGGCACGGAACACGTCGCCGACGAACTCGAACGCGCGCTCAACGACGCGCTCGATGTCGTCATCGCAGCACTCACCGAGGGCGGTGTCGTCCCGGGTGCCGGCGCGACCGAAATCGCCATCGCCGACGCCGTCCGCTCCGGCGCGACCTCCGTCGAGGGGCGCAAGCAGCTGGCCGTTGAGGCCTTCGCCGATGCGGTCGACGTGCTCCCGCGCACGCTCGCGGAGAACACCGGTGTCGACCCGATTGACGCGCTCGTGGACCTGCGCAACCGCCACGACAGCGAGGGTGTTGCGGGGCTCATCTCCGAGGGCCAGTCCGGTAACGTCGGTAACCCCGTCGACGCCGGTATCCTCGACCCCGCGGCCGTCAAGCGCGAGGCCGTGGAATCCGCGACCGAGGCCGCCACGATGATTGCCCGTATCGACGACGTCATCTCGTCGAGCTAA
- a CDS encoding nucleoside deaminase, which yields MDIDALDHEQHMERALELAREAGDRGDEPFGSVLVRDGEVVMEEGNAVNSADDIRRHPELTLAQRAASAFTREECREAVMYTSTEPCAMCSGGIYIAKLGGVVYSVSAERAGEVANNDLVVPSADIFERGSVEIPVVGPVLPDEGERIHTEWW from the coding sequence ATGGACATCGACGCACTCGACCACGAACAGCACATGGAGCGTGCCCTCGAACTAGCGCGAGAAGCCGGCGACCGCGGCGACGAGCCGTTCGGCTCCGTGCTCGTCCGCGACGGCGAGGTCGTCATGGAGGAGGGAAACGCCGTCAACTCCGCCGACGATATCCGCCGGCACCCGGAGTTAACGCTCGCACAGCGGGCCGCGAGTGCGTTCACCCGCGAGGAGTGCAGGGAGGCGGTCATGTACACGAGCACGGAGCCGTGTGCGATGTGTTCGGGCGGTATCTACATCGCGAAGCTCGGGGGCGTCGTGTACTCCGTCTCCGCGGAGCGGGCCGGCGAGGTGGCGAACAACGACCTCGTGGTACCGTCGGCCGACATCTTCGAGCGCGGCAGCGTCGAGATTCCGGTCGTCGGGCCGGTGTTGCCAGACGAGGGCGAACGGATTCACACCGAGTGGTGGTAG
- a CDS encoding PhzF family phenazine biosynthesis protein codes for MTRRALLVDAFTEEPFAGNAAGVVPDADDLSAAQMQAIASELGASETAFVRESDAADRRLRYFTPTEEVDLCGHATIASHAFLADELGDGTHTLETNVGVLDIELDGDTVWMRQDEPEVAEVDVTYAEVAETLGIRETGLSGLGADLPLARASTGLPFLMVPVEYLSDLSKMAPDMAAIETLAADHDCRGIYAFTFDTLEAESTLHGRCFVPSAGIPEDPVTGTASGACGAYLDRFGAFDPTPEEMLFEQGHFLDRDGLVRVDASAATTEGRVRVGGTAVTALDGEIQLPADDDDEILEA; via the coding sequence ATGACCCGCCGCGCCCTGCTCGTCGACGCCTTCACGGAGGAACCGTTCGCCGGCAACGCCGCCGGGGTCGTCCCGGACGCCGACGACCTCTCCGCCGCGCAGATGCAGGCCATCGCGAGTGAACTCGGCGCATCGGAGACGGCGTTCGTACGCGAGAGCGACGCGGCCGACCGCCGGCTCCGCTACTTCACGCCGACCGAGGAGGTCGACCTCTGTGGCCACGCGACCATCGCGAGCCACGCCTTCCTCGCCGACGAACTCGGCGACGGCACCCACACCCTCGAAACGAACGTCGGCGTCCTCGACATCGAACTCGACGGCGACACCGTCTGGATGCGACAAGACGAGCCTGAGGTCGCGGAGGTGGACGTGACGTACGCCGAGGTGGCCGAGACGCTCGGCATTCGCGAGACCGGGCTGTCGGGGCTCGGCGCTGACCTGCCGCTCGCGCGCGCTTCGACCGGCCTTCCGTTCCTGATGGTTCCCGTCGAGTATCTCTCGGACCTGAGCAAGATGGCTCCAGACATGGCGGCGATCGAGACACTCGCCGCGGACCACGACTGCCGGGGAATCTACGCGTTCACCTTCGACACGCTCGAAGCCGAGTCGACGCTTCACGGTCGGTGTTTCGTCCCGAGTGCCGGCATCCCGGAAGACCCCGTGACCGGGACGGCGTCCGGGGCCTGCGGGGCGTATCTCGACCGCTTCGGCGCGTTCGACCCCACGCCCGAGGAGATGCTGTTCGAGCAGGGGCATTTCCTCGACCGCGACGGACTCGTCCGCGTGGACGCGAGCGCGGCGACGACCGAGGGTCGAGTCCGGGTGGGCGGGACCGCCGTCACAGCCCTCGACGGCGAGATACAACTGCCTGCGGACGACGACGACGAGATTCTGGAGGCGTAG
- the ppsA gene encoding phosphoenolpyruvate synthase produces the protein MTQGAEDVVRWLDALGSDDLAAVGGKGASLGEMTSAGLPVPPGFVVTAGSYRSFIEETGIAEELFAAVDVDPDDSGALAEAEARAEQLILETEMPESMREAILDAYADLDDGDAFVAVRSSATAEDLPDASFAGQQETFLNVQGETLIERVKECWASLFTQRAIYYRNEQGFDDKAVDIAVVVQRMVDAEKSGVLFTSHPSTGEPKLIIEAAWGLGEAVVSGSVSPDNYVIDRETGEVLEHTVADKKLLMEKDPETGETVEREVSEEKRTAPVLEPEEIERLAELGDRAEAHYDSPQDVEWALVDGEVYMLQSRPITTIPDDADESAESAADENDGDVLVRGLGASPGIVAGPVRIVRKLDQLDKVGEGDIIVTEMTTPDMVPAMKRASGIVTDEGGMTSHAAIVSRELGVPAVVGAGNATETLSDDQPVTMDGDKGTVTAGEAEPEEETEEHADVRPQNPVKPMTATEVKVNVSIPEAAHRAAQTGADGVGLLRMEHMILSTNKTPERYIDDHGEEAYIEEIVEGVRGVADEFYPRPVRVRTLDAPTDEFRQLEGGDDEPHEHNPMLGYRGIRRSLDRPDTFAHELEAFRRLFEMGYDNVEIMLPLVNDAEDVLKARKLLEAQGIDLDKRKWGVMVETPAAALTVESMCEAGIDFASFGTNDLTQYTLAVDRNNENVADRFDELHPAVLSLIGDVIETCREHDVATSICGQAGSKPEMVRFLVNEGVSSISANIDAVRDVQHEVKRVEQKLLLDSVR, from the coding sequence ATGACACAGGGCGCGGAGGACGTGGTCCGCTGGCTCGACGCACTCGGCTCGGATGACCTCGCCGCCGTCGGCGGGAAGGGGGCGTCGCTCGGTGAGATGACGAGCGCCGGACTGCCGGTGCCGCCGGGCTTCGTCGTCACCGCCGGGAGCTACCGCTCGTTCATCGAGGAGACAGGCATCGCCGAGGAGCTGTTCGCGGCCGTCGACGTCGACCCCGACGACTCCGGCGCGCTCGCGGAGGCCGAAGCGCGCGCCGAACAGCTCATCCTCGAGACCGAGATGCCCGAGTCGATGCGCGAGGCGATTCTCGACGCCTACGCCGACCTCGACGACGGCGACGCCTTCGTCGCCGTCCGGTCGTCGGCGACCGCGGAGGACCTGCCGGACGCCTCCTTCGCCGGCCAACAGGAGACGTTCCTCAACGTGCAGGGCGAGACGCTCATCGAGCGCGTCAAGGAGTGTTGGGCCTCGCTGTTCACCCAGCGGGCCATCTACTACCGCAACGAGCAGGGGTTCGACGACAAGGCCGTCGATATCGCCGTCGTCGTCCAGCGGATGGTCGACGCCGAGAAGTCGGGCGTGCTCTTTACCTCTCACCCGTCGACGGGCGAACCGAAGCTCATCATCGAGGCCGCGTGGGGGCTCGGCGAGGCCGTCGTCTCCGGCTCCGTCTCGCCGGACAACTACGTCATCGACCGCGAGACGGGCGAGGTGCTCGAACACACCGTCGCGGACAAGAAGCTCCTGATGGAGAAGGACCCCGAGACGGGCGAGACGGTCGAACGCGAGGTGAGCGAGGAGAAGCGCACCGCGCCGGTGCTCGAACCCGAGGAAATCGAGCGATTGGCCGAGCTCGGCGACCGCGCCGAGGCCCACTACGACAGCCCGCAGGACGTGGAGTGGGCGCTCGTCGACGGCGAGGTGTACATGCTCCAGTCGCGACCGATTACGACGATTCCCGACGACGCAGACGAGTCGGCGGAGTCGGCCGCCGACGAGAACGACGGGGACGTGCTCGTGCGCGGGCTCGGTGCCTCGCCGGGTATCGTCGCCGGGCCGGTGCGTATCGTCCGCAAGCTCGACCAGCTCGACAAGGTCGGGGAGGGTGACATCATCGTCACCGAGATGACGACACCCGACATGGTGCCGGCGATGAAACGCGCCTCCGGTATCGTCACCGACGAGGGCGGGATGACCTCACACGCGGCCATCGTCTCGCGCGAACTCGGCGTCCCGGCCGTCGTCGGGGCGGGCAACGCGACCGAGACGCTCTCAGACGACCAGCCCGTCACGATGGACGGCGACAAGGGGACGGTGACGGCCGGCGAGGCCGAACCCGAGGAGGAGACCGAAGAACACGCCGACGTGCGGCCCCAAAACCCCGTGAAGCCGATGACGGCCACGGAGGTGAAGGTGAACGTCTCCATCCCGGAGGCGGCCCACCGCGCCGCACAGACCGGGGCCGACGGCGTCGGCCTGCTCCGCATGGAGCACATGATTTTATCGACGAACAAGACGCCCGAACGGTACATCGACGACCACGGCGAGGAGGCGTACATCGAGGAAATCGTCGAGGGGGTCCGCGGCGTCGCGGACGAGTTCTACCCCCGACCGGTTCGGGTCCGCACGCTCGATGCGCCGACCGACGAGTTCCGGCAGCTAGAGGGGGGCGACGACGAGCCACACGAGCACAATCCGATGCTCGGCTACCGCGGGATTCGCCGCTCGCTCGACCGGCCCGACACCTTCGCCCACGAACTGGAGGCGTTCCGTCGGCTGTTCGAGATGGGCTACGACAACGTCGAAATCATGCTCCCGCTCGTCAACGACGCCGAGGACGTACTCAAGGCGCGCAAACTGCTCGAAGCGCAGGGTATCGACCTCGACAAGCGGAAGTGGGGCGTGATGGTCGAGACGCCGGCGGCGGCACTCACCGTCGAGTCGATGTGTGAGGCCGGCATCGACTTCGCCTCCTTCGGGACGAACGACCTCACCCAGTACACGCTCGCCGTGGACCGCAACAACGAGAACGTCGCCGACCGGTTCGACGAACTCCACCCCGCCGTCTTGTCGCTCATCGGTGACGTCATCGAGACGTGTCGCGAGCACGACGTGGCGACGAGCATCTGCGGACAGGCCGGCTCCAAGCCGGAGATGGTTCGCTTCCTCGTCAACGAGGGCGTCTCGTCGATTTCGGCGAACATCGACGCCGTGCGCGACGTGCAACACGAGGTCAAGCGGGTCGAGCAGAAGCTGCTGCTCGACTCCGTTCGCTGA
- a CDS encoding DUF7518 family protein translates to MSGNRVEELEETVTELQATVAGLTDELVETKERLHAVEDHLGSDLDDVVGSSDIVDGDAGASTDAEAKESESNDEESAGSDEIIVA, encoded by the coding sequence ATGAGTGGAAATCGCGTGGAGGAACTCGAAGAGACCGTCACCGAACTGCAGGCGACCGTCGCGGGCCTGACCGACGAACTCGTGGAGACGAAGGAACGACTCCACGCCGTCGAGGACCACCTCGGCTCGGACCTCGACGACGTGGTCGGCAGCTCCGACATCGTCGACGGCGACGCCGGCGCGTCGACGGACGCGGAAGCTAAGGAGTCGGAGTCGAATGATGAGGAAAGCGCCGGCAGCGACGAAATCATCGTCGCGTAA